Proteins from one Juglans microcarpa x Juglans regia isolate MS1-56 chromosome 1S, Jm3101_v1.0, whole genome shotgun sequence genomic window:
- the LOC121244558 gene encoding uncharacterized protein LOC121244558 — protein sequence MEKLLKPYDREYMRLAMIKHEETFKEQVCELHRLYRIQKMLMKNIGSSRPNGRSQELWNLRNELIYIQASHHHREAQQYYKPQRKLDLERPAEDYIAESDGNGAVEIIEESEIELTLGPSSFNRRKKPEAPLTSDSGPSFSSSSTGSSRINRTSTWTHQMTRDEFNVHELGLVQMPSDMTSGYHRRSKNSIDVEEQLRQEIERRNQPPWLFQVLSLNIT from the exons ATGGAGAAGCTTCTGAAGCCATATGACAGGGAATACATGAGATTGGCCATGATAAAACATGAAGAGACATTCAAGGAGCAG GTATGTGAACTTCATCGTCTATATCGTATCCAGAAGATGTTAATGAAAAACATTGGAAGCAGCAGGCCAAATGGACGGAGTCAAGAACTATGGAATTTGAGGAATGAACTTATTTACATTCAGGCTAGTCATCATCATCGTGAAGCACAACAGTACTACAAGCCACAAAGGAAACTTGATCTGGAACGGCCTGCTGAGGATTACATTGCAGAGTCGGATGGTAATGGAGCTGTAGAGATTATAGAGGAGAGTGAGATTGAGCTGACTCTGGGCCCATCAAGTTTCAATCGAAGAAAGAAACCCGAGGCTCCCCTAACCTCAGATTCCGGACCAagcttctcttcttcctctaccGGATCAAGTCGGATAAATAGGACTAGTACATGGACCCATCAAATGACTAGAGACGAATTCAATGTCCATGAACTGGGGCTTGTCCAGATGCCTTCAGACATGACATCGGGGTACCATAGAAGAAGCAAAAACAGTATTGATGTTGAAGAACAATTAAGACAGGAGATCGAGAGACGAAACCAACCTCCTTGGCTTTTTCAAGTCTTGAGTTTGAACATCACCTGA
- the LOC121246864 gene encoding BTB/POZ domain-containing protein SR1IP1-like, producing the protein MEDLEQKENAPTTVNMSSKKQLLSTALKRTSEWIFSQEIPSDVTIQVGGSSFSLHKFPLVSKCGYIRKLVSESSDADLSIIELHEIPGGEEAFELAAKFCYGINFEMTTENIAVLRCVAEYLEMTEDYAVGNLVGRTEAYLNEVALKSLAGALSVLRMSENLLPIAERVKLVSRCIDAIAYIACEESQFCFSSRAESINEGTISSSVSHSKAIVDWWAEDFSVLRIDIFQGVLVAMIARGFKHYALGPILMLYAQKSLRGLEIVGKGRKKIELRQEHEKRVVLETIVSLLPREKNAISVSFLSMLLRAAIYLETTVACRLDLEKRMGMQLGQAVLDDLLIPSYSFTGDTLFDVDTVQRIMMNFLEFEIDGSRLGYNADDHDYVSPPPSNMERVGKLMENYLSEIASDRNLSVTRFIGLGELIPEKSRVTEDGMYRAIDIYLKAHPALSDMERKKVCSLMDCQKLSREACAHAAQNDRLPAQTVVQVLYHEQQRLRDVMNGGLTSAESPALPSKLNLYPSADIPPVSEELSSLRRENEDLKTEMMKMKMRLKDIEKSAALGPSVSTPMRNAMKSADKPPLPRKSFIGSVSKKLGRLTPFIRSDGATPGRTKPGKDRRHSIS; encoded by the exons ATGGAGGATCTAGAGCAGAAGGAGAACGCACCCACCACTGTTAACATGTCTTCAAAGAAGCAGCTTCTTTCCACTGCCCTGAAGAGAACCAGTGAATG GATTTTCTCGCAGGAGATCCCAAGTGATGTTACCATTCAAGTTGGAGGAAGCTCTTTTTCCTTGCATAAG TTCCCATTAGTCTCAAAGTGTGGATATATAAGGAAACTGGTATCTGAGTCTAGTGATGCTGATCTTTCTATCATTGAACTCCATGAAATTCCGGGTGGGGAAGAAGCATTCGAACTTGCAGCTAAATTCTGTTATGGCATAAATTTTGAGATGACAACAGAAAACATTGCTGTGCTCCGATGCGTGGCAGAGTATCTAGAGATGACTGAGGACTATGCTGTTGGAAACTTGGTGGGAAGAACTGAAGCTTACTTGAATGAAGTGGCGCTTAAGAGCCTCGCAGGGGCACTTTCTGTTTTACGTATGTCAGAAAACCTCCTTCCAATTGCAGAGAGGGTAAAATTGGTGAGTCGATGCATAGATGCCATTGCATATATAGCCTGCGAAGAGAGCCAGTTCTGTTTTTCAAGTAGGGCAGAGAGTATCAATGAGGGTACAATTTCTTCTTCTGTATCTCACTCAAAGGCCATTGTTGATTGGTGGGCAGAGGATTTTAGTGTTCTTAGAATTGATATCTTCCAAGGAGTTCTGGTTGCAATGATAGCTAGAGGTTTTAAACATTACGCACTTggtccaatactaatgctctatGCACAGAAATCCCTCCGAGGCTTG GAAATCGTTGGAAAGGGAAGGAAGAAAATTGAGCTACGACAAGAGCACGAAAAGAGGGTTGTGTTAGAAACAATAGTGAGTCTGTTACCAAGGGAAAAGAATGCAATATCTGTTAGCTTTCTGTCTATGCTGCTTCGAGCTGCAATATATCTAGAGACAACAGTTGCTTGCCGGCTTGATTTGGAGAAGAGGATGGGCATGCAATTGGGCCAGGCTGTTTTGGACGATCTCTTGATTCCTTCTTATTCCTTCACTGGGGACACATTGTTTGATGTGGATACAGTGCAGCGGATCATGATGAATTTCCTTGAATTCGAAATCGATGGGAGCCGGTTGGGATACAATGCAGATGATCATGACTATGTTTCTCCTCCACCTAGCAATATGGAACGGGTTGGGAAGCTAATGGAGAACTACCTTTCTGAAATAGCCTCTGATAGAAACTTATCTGTTACAAGGTTCATCGGTCTTGGTGAACTCATCCCTGAAAAATCGAGGGTAACAGAAGATGGGATGTACAGAGCCATAGACATCTACCTAAAG GCTCATCCCGCATTAAGTGACatggagagaaagaaagttTGCAGCTTGATGGACTGTCAGAAACTATCTCGGGAGGCCTGTGCACATGCTGCTCAGAATGACAGGCTTCCCGCTCAAACTGTGGTTCAAGTTCTTTATCACGAGCAACAACGCCTTAGAGATGTCATGAATGGCGGTCTCACGAGTGCAGAATCTCCTGCACTTCCTTCAAAGTTAAACTTATACCCCAGTGCTGATATCCCCCCAGTCTCGGAAGAGCTATCCAGCCTCCGGAGAGAGAATGAGGACCTGAAAACagagatgatgaagatgaaaatgagacTGAAAGATATTGAAAAGTCGGCGGCACTTGGACCATCTGTAAGTACTCCAATGAGAAATGCTATGAAATCAGCGGATAAACCGCCTCTGCCTCGAAAATCATTCATAGGCAGCGTGTCCAAAAAACTTGGGCGTCTTACTCCTTTCATACGAAGTGATGGTGCCACACCTGGTCGGACAAAACCCGGCAAAGATCGCCGGCACTCCATATCTTAA